One Saimiri boliviensis isolate mSaiBol1 chromosome 7, mSaiBol1.pri, whole genome shotgun sequence genomic window, ATTCTCAAATGTACTGATTATGTAATTCTCAATTCAACCTACttaccaaaacaaagaaataaaattttaacatccATTAACTCTATACTAtcatattttaagatatgttatCAAAATCAGTTCTGTCTTATAAAAGAGGGGTTGGCAGACCAAACAACATTCTCagaccaaacaacaacaacaaaaacaaaaacaaaaaaatcacagtacTTTCCTACAATGGCTACTGCAGTGCATTCTACATATGTCATATAAACCAACTAGGTAAGTTCAGAGTTCACATCAATTGCCTCACAAATACTGATCTGCAAAcgtctgaaagaaaaataactcccAAATGCTGCAACAGTTATTCCATACAAGTGCTGAGACAGGTATGCATattaaacttgaaaaaagatAGCCACGTTGAAGGGAGGACTATTttaatatggtttttttttttttttttttggtatataaataacaaataaatagaaaaaaaagtttttcaaaaccTGAATTCCTAATGTCTCTAACATTAATTTTTGTGAACAGGTTTAGAGCCATGGTGTGCTACCTCTCACAAGGCAGCCTAGTGACTTTGCCTCCAATTATTTTCATGATAATCTCTAGATGCTGTTTAGAGtgctttttctaaatattctcaGCACTTCATCTAAACCAGCAGTTAGACTGCATACCTGAGTCAGGAAATCTTTGTTACCACTTTATTTCAAAGTATTCTACATGCAATTTCCTGGGTATTACTTACCTCCCATTGCACAATTACGCAAATGCTGGCCTGTAATGGAAATCTGGGGGATGATGGCACTTGAAGAATTATTATCCCTAATCTAAGTctatactctttatttttattatttgtagatgcCTTTCTAATTCAAATGATTTAAGTGAACAATATAAGAAAAAGACACTGGAATTTTTTAGGAAGTTAAATTGTATTCACTAACTCTCAGCCAAAATTGGGCAAGGATAATAGAGAGAAAATTCAGTATTAGAAAGAGTTAGGGAAAGGCTTTCTGAAAAAGACTTGGTACATGTGCTCTCTTTTAAAGGTAGAATCACAGAGAAtcaggcctggcgcagtggcttatgcctgtaatcccagcactttgggaagctgaggcaggtggatcactgcctggccaacaagacaaaaccctgtctctactaaaaacacaaaaattagccgggcatggtggtgtgcacctgtagtcccacctattgggaaagctaaggcaggagaattggcagaacccgggagatggaggttgcagtgagctgagatcgtgccactgtacagagcaagactttaccaaagaaaaaaaaaaaggaaagaaaggaagggaaggaagggaggggaagagagagagagagagagagagagagaggagggaagaaagggaaagaaggaagggagggcagaaagaaggaaggaagagaaggagagaagaaagagaaggaagaaagggagggaagaaagagaaagaagaaaggaagggaagagagagaaagaagaaaggaagggaagagagagaaagaagaaaggaagggaagagagagaaagaagaaaggaagggaagaaagagaaagaagaaagggagggaagaaagagaaggaagaaagggagggaaaaaagagaaagaagaaaggaagggaagaaagagagaggagggaagaaagggaaggaaggaagggagggaagaaagaaggaaggaagaaaaggagagaagaaagagaaggaagaaagagaagcagagaagaaggaaggaagggagggaagaaagagaaagaagaaaggaagggaagaaagagaaggaagaaagggagggaagaaggaaggaaggaagggaggaagggaagaagggagggaggaagggagaaagggagaaagggaggaagggaggaagggagggagggagggaggaaggaagagaaagagaaagaaagacaaaagaaagaaacagaaagaaagaagagaaagaaaagaaagaaacgtgAAAGACTCTTACCCATCACATGGGCAATTTCCCACCTGGTGCTTGAACTCTATACAACGTGCCTGCCAAGCTGCTGTCTCGCCTTACTAGAATACCTTTAGGGGAAGGAAGGTGTTCCAACACTTCTCATCTTCCTTACAATGGAACAGCAAAACAGATGGAACAGGTAAACAAGTTTCCACTaaacatcattaaaaattatacttaactTTTCAAGAGAGTAGGTTGTCAAAAGCTACTTAAAAGGATAAACCAGATTTGTCTCAAGCATCCTATGCTGTCTATGATGTTTCAAAATGGAGAGACACAAATTtgaaatatgaattttagaaataattattgaatagCTTTGTGCACTTCAGgggaaaaggtaaaaaaaaaatctttgaaatgatCATTGTTGAGactctaaaataaaaggaaaataaatgtttgaataataatttaaagtttCACTTTGAAGATACAATAAATACCTTGTGCAGCAAGTGGTGGTGCAAGAATCCAAGAGCCCAGGTGGATGAAGTGCAGGCTAATAATATTTTGCAGCAACTATCAATTCAGATGTAGGAGACAGAGGAGAATGGCAGGAGCAAGTCTGAGGCTGCCGCCTGCTATCCTAAGGCAACTGGAAAGCAGGACACTCTACCTTGATTTCCTCCTTCTGACTTGTTTGACAGCACTGCAAATAATTGTCGTTTCTGATTTCTCTCAAGGTACTCAGACTGTTTCAGAGTTTTAAATCCCCGCTTCAGAAGACCAACAAAGCAACATATGAATTGGTGGATGATACTACTACCTGAATTCAATTTACAAAGAATCAATTCCTCTAAATGGACATCTTTACgtctgaatttctattttttcaataCTTATACGAATAAGTCTATTTAAACTAGTCATTTATAACACACGTGTAAACTTTAAAGATCTGAATTACCACATTAGTTGAGACTCACCTGATTCCATTTTGAATGGTATCTTTCACCCCTATGCGTTAAAACGACAATGATATCAATTTTGAACAAACAAGACTATAAGAAACAGGCAAAAACCAACCTTAAAGTCAGTATTGTCTTTTTATATGGAGgccacatttttttcatatctgtTTCATATCAGATAATTAACATTTACTGGCTAGATGACTGGAGAGCAAATCTTCCTGCAAAAAGGAATAAAGCCTTCTTGACCACTGAGATTTGGAAGTGAAATCAATGAAAGTCTATCAAGTACTCAGGATAGATTTGGTTGGCATCAAAAACCACAAAGATCTTTGGGTTCCAGGTATCATCCACACAGCTGTCATATAAATTCACATAGCTCCCATCTTTGGAAGGAGGTCGCATGTATTTGGAGTCTCCATTTATGTAATCTCCAATTAGCACTCGAGCAAGAAACATAGATTTGTATGTTCTAAACAGATGCCGCTGTTGCAAGCTGACACCATGAATTTGGAATGTGTTTCCATGCTTTATGTCATCCTTGCAGAAACGACTGGAATAAGCAGCATCTCTAGCAAAATACGTTCCTTAAACAAAGAGGATCAAGAAAAGCCAAGATTACTCCTAAGAATatgttaaaaacaagcaaaaacatttTGTCAGGGGAATAGATGCATGGAattgtagaataaaaatagatgtggaatttcctcatctgcagatctttaagaaaagaagagaaatccaTCTGTGGTGTAGACTGCCATAGAAATAGATTTGTTGGTACAGAAAAGTCCTCACCACCACACCATCCCCTGCCCCCATCCACCAAAATATAGCTACCAGacttctgtttttcaaataaatcttACAAAGAATCCAATTAATAAAACAGATACTAAAAGTGTGGCTGAAcctgagttgttttttgttgttgttgttttgagatgaagtctggctctatctccaggctggaatgcagtggcgcgatcccagctcactgcaacttccattttccgtttcaaacaattctcctgcctcagcctcccgaagtgctgagattacaggcatgaactactgtgaCAGGCCTTTTTTTAGggggtgggactacaggcacgtacctggccaattttttttttttttttttttttttgtcgagtcttgctctgtcgcctaggctggagtgcagtggcacgatctcggctcactgcaacctctgccacccgggttcatgtgattctcctgcctcagcctcctgagtagctgggattacaggtgcataccaccacgtctaatttttatatttattcagtagagatggggtttcaccacattggccaggctgatcttgaactcctgacctcaggtgatctgcctgcctcagccttccaaagtgatgggattacaggtgtgagccaccacacccgccctGAGTTTTATTGCTTGGCCCTCCCTCCCATTTCTATTTCCTTCCACCACTTCCTCACCCTGCTCCCTTGTCAGCATCAGCAAAGCTCTAGAGAGCACAATGGAAACTGATGGCCTACAGAGATTCTTTTAAACCCCAAGAAACCATATGTCTATGATATGGGATAACATTCAGTAATATTTCTGGAAACAACAGAATCCCATAACCATGAAAAGATTTCTGAGAGAATATAATGCTATTCATATATGAGCATTCCAAAAAAACGATTTTACTGGCTCATTGCCTACACATGAAAATTTGATAAAGCAGCCAACTCTTCTGAAATAGTAAACACAAGAGATCAACTGACACCATTAAGGGCATACATACTCtaaaaagttttggaaatgaatttttatttacctAACATTGATGGGAGTTATGTAACACCTTCTGACCTCCTTATAATTAAGTGGAATGGTCTTTTTAGtagttatttctaaaattaatttacattttcaaaatgcagCATATACTGATCCTAAATGGGGTAGTTCTCTTGCTGGAGGTAAGGTACAAAGGAAGggccagaaaaataaatgtccGTTCCGTACCTTTTCCCTTCACCTCTCTCCTTAATTTGCTTGAGTAGCAGGCAAAAATGGAGAAGGTTGGATCTTCACAACGTTGTAAATAACATACAGTTTTCCCCCACTATTCCTTATTGCTCAATAATATTCTTACCTAtcatttccttaaaaacaaaaacactactaCCTATTCTGGTGCATAACGTAATTATAATCAATTTGTTTTATCATTCTCTGTATATTTGCCATAAAGCAGTTTAGTGTATAGGCTAATATATGGAAAGAacttacacacaaaaattaaacataatgcAAAAAAACCAGCTAATATGGACATGATGCCCTTTTTGGACGACTGGGACTGGGGGAACTATTAAACCTGGCAGAGACGGTAAGAGCGTTACTTCCATCTTGTGAATGTAGATGTAAGAAGTGACTTTCCTGTGACTCAGAAATTCTTAGGGTATGCCTGGAACCTAGCACAGTAACTTTTAACTTAATGACTGCCAAACtcctaaattataaaaaaaaaaactagagagagGAAACTCTCTCCTAGGACTCAAATTGGACCTGGAATTCTGATAGTTACCTTTTCCAAAGACAGCACCATGTATACCATTTATTCTCCAATCGAAGTTATGAATACAGATTGCTTCCACAAATTCACTGCTGGTACCATGAAAGAGCATTTGTTCATTAATCTGAGGCacacctctttttttcttgagctgAGCTTTTTTCCTAAAAACACAATACACACAGACACGAAGGCACATAGAAATATATCATAAGTAGTATGTATTAATCTTAATAAGCAAGGTTCAATAGAAATggggagacagaaaataatataaatcacaAATGGACAAAGCAAgtatggaaaagaaataatttcaaatgttcttgGACACATAAATCATCTCATCAAAAATTATTAGTTAACACTGAAACTTAAGGTTGAAAATTATGCCAAAAACTATAGTTATCCCACGCTATGCCCCCAGCATCGTAAAGGTAATTGATCGTCTAAACCACGTAAGCTTTACAGATGCCTAAAAACAAGACAACAAACAAGAAATACAAAGTTTG contains:
- the PARP11 gene encoding protein mono-ADP-ribosyltransferase PARP11 isoform X2, whose translation is MWEVAHVSEMKQMNLTTGKQRLIKRAPFSISAFSYICENEAIPMPPHWENVNTQVPYQLITLHNQTHEYNEVANLFGKTMDRSRIKRIQRIQNLDLWEFFCRKKAQLKKKRGVPQINEQMLFHGTSSEFVEAICIHNFDWRINGIHGAVFGKGTYFARDAAYSSRFCKDDIKHGNTFQIHGVSLQQRHLFRTYKSMFLARVLIGDYINGDSKYMRPPSKDGSYVNLYDSCVDDTWNPKIFVVFDANQIYPEYLIDFH